A part of Helicoverpa zea isolate HzStark_Cry1AcR chromosome 17, ilHelZeax1.1, whole genome shotgun sequence genomic DNA contains:
- the LOC124638058 gene encoding proteoglycan 4-like, translated as MFLLRTFCSVKMNAVRVWVLAATLQALLLPACCGNHRRSMAGQQQGLASKGGWRPVVGSGGLLYGSFGTAPLHAQHYKIPVPVIDQYQYQSSTRPLATKDGNKLTSIAQSYRPTTLRTVPASAGPAINQPINTYHNPFAFQNGFSNYKYVQNYPVESVLVRNPHNPYNSRPIYSKYTSKLNKNHAQNMMLQQLTNVQPIQFGQYQTNKPLDLFGKPIESYARPTETKKQQTSGTEIYKQELYKLQDSDTAPQSVSQQQVKTAQQQGLVGIPNIANPYPQYSFQDSIFPPSILGSFGTFGVQSVKGRDPVYQLPTTKTTYLPPQPTKQTIFNSFSYSPNYKTTATIFDSTTPRLPTTPNQIHYATTYSDFKITPTPQTKVYIPPKIDPNAGAKDTFKPSPQDPFAKNQQSDFNKVSVTTYNPTVPTTTLADSYYDYNFPAHQNQQGQISHEPQNVNFSYEKKKHKIHDSVAAGGNQQPSKQYVNAPLKSQDSQDAQNTPHRQTYEVTEATESDVHSHSSTAPWTLTSQVYDYNNQKTTEESAKQQDYPDTYRRPEPTPVPDLPEEFAIVTEAENGHDNSLSYDMKVESQSRRPLGDDFVEPIGKHKLKDYYYKVSTPSYDDYSTSRRTKKPTEAAKYTSTQETTTQFNNNKENNGDIQVEALPTLPPNKHFKRPNAPERKRNKVRRRRPPLANINRTREETTSTLSTRSSTYISSTEPTPTTDSDEVYTIRPRVRPTKSQPNLTTPTVTTDLTTSALPTVTPTIPTIVKKKLAHRRPVTTPADRPETTTVFTKEDLNQESQIMKITNRPHFPKLNGYDFKNDFSHKQDEKDTPTSDVAVSLSDTLKTTVASEQEFSFHKDVKPIEAKLEPVKAWETTTEFYKEEGTDYTTTPRLDVTTTGRAQRPRLRNKYNRTRFNVKDYRNRLSSTTSTTEKPAENTPKIRFPQRRVPYNDNNDSENTTERKRFTPKDPRYKNGNGENSESTEKDIHVNKPNRQRQTTEAVEATTIRVSARIRNGQRRPRPTTEEPETTTPTAVHSKRPLRKKIKDSEIGESVQDISVTETTVYDRNEITSERTRSESAIMKIADKKHQDHLEHLFEHSKRVSDLTLAASKDYNKPGMFKTISSSSRRIPNYFTIATDDPILPIEAFFPQLNQKKES; from the exons CTGTGCGGGTGTGGGTACTCGCAGCCACGCTGCAGGCGCTCCTCCTGCCTGCCTGCTGTGGCAACCATCGCCGCTCTATGGCCGGCCAACAACAG GGTCTAGCATCAAAAGGTGGCTGGCGACCAGTGGTAGGATCAGGTGGTTTACTATACGGGTCTTTCGGCACGGCTCCACTCCACGCTCAACATTACAAAATCCCCGTCCCAGTAATCGACCAATACCAGTATCAATCATCGACACGACCTCTCGCGACGAAAGACGGGAACAAACTGACTTCCATAGCACAGTCGTACCGCCCAACTACCCTTAGGACGGTACCAGCATCAGCAGGGCCAGCCATCAACCAACCAATCAACACATACCACAACCCATTCGCTTTCCAAAACGGTTTTTCAAACTACAAGTATGTCCAGAACTATCCAGTGGAAAGCGTTTTAGTGAGGAACCCTCATAATCCGTACAACTCACGGCCCATTTACTCCAAATACACgagtaagttaaataaaaaccaCGCTCAGAACATGATGCTGCAGCAGCTCACTAACGTACAACCGATACAGTTCGGACAGTACCAGACGAATAAGCCTTTGGACTTGTTTGGGAAACCGATTGAGAGTTACGCGAGGCCCACGGAAACTAAAAAACAGCAGACGAGTGGTACAGAGATCTACAAGCAGGAGTTGTATAAGCTGCAAGACAGTGACACAGCACCCCAGTCAGTCAGTCAACAGCAAGTGAAGACAGCGCAACAGCAAGGCTTGGTCGGCATACCAAACATCGCCAATCCTTATCCACAGTATTCGTTCCAGGATTCTATTTTCCCACCGAGTATATTAG GTTCGTTTGGCACATTCGGAGTCCAATCAGTGAAAGGAAGGGACCCCGTGTACCAGCTTCCGACGACGAAGACTACTTACTTGCCTCCCCAACCAACGAAGCAGACGATATTTAACTCGTTCAGCTACTCCCCCAACTACAAAACAACCGCAACGATATTCGATTCAACAACGCCAAGATTGCCGACAACTCCAAACCAAATTCACTACGCGACCACATACAGTGATTTCAAGATTACGCCCACACCGCAAACGAAGGTATATATTCCACCCAAGATTGATCCAAATGCAGGAGCCAAAGATACGTTCAAACCAAGTCCTCAAGATCCCTTCGCAAAGAACCAGCAGAGTGACTTCAACAAAGTGTCTGTGACAACGTACAACCCGACAGTTCCGACGACCACGTTAGCTGACAGCTACTACGATTACAATTTCCCAGCTCACCAAAACCAGCAGGGTCAAATCAGCCATGAACCGCAGAATGTTAACTTTAGTTACGAGAAAAAGAAGCATAAGATACATGACAGCGTCGCCGCAGGGGGCAACCAGCAACCATCGAAACAGTACGTTAACGCTCCATTGAAATCTCAAGATTCACAAGATGCACAGAATACTCCTCACCGACAAACTTACGAAGTTACTGAAGCTACGGAGTCGGATGTTCACTCCCATTCATCAACTGCACCCTGGACATTGACCTCTCAAGTGTATGACTACAACAACCAGAAAACTACTGAAGAGTCGGCCAAGCAGCAGGACTATCCGGACACGTACCGCAGGCCCGAGCCTACACCCGTGCCAGACCTTCCCGAAGAGTTTGCCATCGTAACCGAGGCAGAGAATGGCCATGACAACTCTTTGAGCTACGACATGAAAGTCGAATCTCAAAGCAGGCGGCCTCTAGGTGACGACTTCGTTGAACCTATCGGCAAGCACAAGCTTAAAGACTACTACTATAAGGTGTCAACTCCTTCATACGATGACTACAGCACGTCAAGACGAACGAAAAAGCCGACTGAAGCGGCCAAGTATACTTCGACACAAGAGACGACTACTCAGTTCAACAATAACAAGGAGAATAACGGGGATATTCAGGTGGAAGCCCTTCCTACGTTGCCACCGAACAAGCACTTCAAGCGGCCGAACGCGCCTGAACGTAAAAGGAATAAGGTGAGGAGGCGCCGTCCGCCGCTAGCTAACATCAATCGCACCAGGGAAGAGACTACCAGCACGTTAAGTACCCGCTCCTCCACATACATCTCCTCTACCGAACCGACACCGACTACCGACTCCGACGAAGTTTACACGATCAGACCTAGAGTGAGGCCTACCAAGTCCCAACCGAACCTGACGACTCCAACCGTCACCACCGACTTGACCACCAGCGCGTTACCGACCGTCACTCCGACCATACCTACTATTGTTAAGAAGAAGCTGGCTCATCGCCGACCAGTCACAACGCCTGCTGACAGACCAGAAACTACTACTGTATTCACTAAGGAAGACTTAAACCAGGAATCCCAgataatgaaaataacaaaTCGTCCCCATTTCCCGAAACTAAACGGTTATGACTTCAAAAATGATTTCTCACATAAACAAGACGAAAAAGACACACCTACAAGTGACGTCGCTGTAAGCTTGTCAGACACTTTGAAGACCACTGTAGCATCTGAACAAGAATTTTCATTCCACAAAGATGTGAAACCCATTGAAGCTAAACTAGAACCCGTGAAGGCGTGGGAGACTACAACTGAATTTTACAAGGAAGAGGGAACAGATTACACGACTACCCCCCGATTAGACGTCACAACTACAGGTCGCGCTCAACGACCCCGGCTGCGGAACAAGTACAACAGGACGAGATTCAACGTCAAAGACTACAGAAACAGACTAAGTTCCACCACAAGCACCACAGAGAAGCCTGCTGAAAATACACCCAAGATACGATTCCCTCAGAGACGAGTGCCTTACAACGATAACAATGACAGTGAAAACACAACTGAACGCAAGCGCTTCACGCCTAAAGACCCCAGATACAAGAACGGAAATGGTGAGAACAGTGAATCCACAGAGAAAGACATACATGTGAACAAACCTAATAGGCAGAGACAGACTACAGAAGCAGTGGAAGCAACCACGATACGAGTATCAGCTAGGATAAGAAACGGCCAACGTAGACCGAGACCAACCACTGAAGAACCGGAGACCACTACACCAACCGCAGTCCACAGCAAAAGACCACTCAGAAAGAAGATCAAGGACTCAGAAATAGGCGAATCTGTACAAGACATTTCAGTCACAGAAACTACAGTTTACGACAGAAACGAAATTACATCAGAAAGGACACGATCTGAGAGTGCTATCATGAAAATCGCCGATAAAAAGCATCAAGACCACTTAGAACATTTGTTTGAACATTCGAAGAGAGTTTCAGATCTAACTTTAGCAGCTAGCAAGGATTACAATAAGCCAGGGATGTTCAAAACTATTTCGTCGAGCAGTAGGCGAATACCGAATTACTTTACGATAGCGACGGACGACCCTATTTTACCTATCGAAGCGTTTTTTCCGCAGTTGAACCAAAAGAAGGAATCGTAA